ACCGCGCTCTGCTCCGGCGCATCCGGGCCCAGCGCCCCGACGCCCTCGTGCTCATCGATTTTCCCGAGTTCAACATGCGCCTCGGGCGCGCGGCCAGCCGCGCCGGTGTGCGCGTGGTCTATTTCGTCCCGCCGCAGCTCTGGGCATGGCGGCCGGGACGCGCGCGTCGCATCGCCCGCTTCGTGACCCGCGTCCTGACCGTCCTCCCCTTCGAGCGTGAGATCTACGAGGCGGTCCATGCGCCGGTCGAGTACACGGGGCACCCCCTGCTCGACGTCTTACCTCTGGACTTGACACGCGACGCCGCGCGCGAGCGCCTCGGCCTCGATCCCGCCGTGTCGCTGATCGGGCTCTTGCCCGGCAGTCGGCGAAAGGAAGTGGACCGGCTGCTGCCAGCCATGCTCGAGGCCGCGGGCAAGCTGGCCGCCCTTGACCCCCGGCGCCGCTTCCTGCTCGGCGCGGCCCCGACGGTCGACACGGTGCAAGTGGGCATGCTCCTGAGAGCGGCCGGCGAGGCGGGGGGGCCGCGGGTCGAGATCGTCGAGGGACTGACCCACGAGCTCATGGCCGCCGCCGACGTGCTCATGATCGCCTCGGGTACCGCGACCCTCGAAGCCGCGCTGCTCAATACGCCCATGGTGGTCTGTTACCGCGTGTCGCGCACCACGGAATGGATAGGCCGACGGCTCGCGCTCCTGCCGTGGATCAGCCTTCCGAATATCATCGTGCGGCGATTCGCCGTGCCGGAGCTCCTGCAAGGCCAGGTGAGCGAGAGGCTGGCGTATGAGACATTGCGGCTTCTCGAGGACTCGGCCACCATCACCGCCCAGCGGGCCGCCTTCAAGGACATCCGTGGCCGCCTGGGCGAACCCGGCGTGGGCCGTCGGGCCGCCAAGGCCGTCCTCGAGGTTGCCCGGGGCCGATGAGGGGCCGCCAGCGGGTCTTGACGATGGTGGGGCCGTGGGCGGGCGCCCTGAGCCTCTCGCTGCTTGCCCGGACCCTCGAGATCCGCCGGGAGGAGGGGGCGGTGGAATCGCGCTGGCACGCGGGTCTCCCGACGATCTATGCGATCTGGCACGGGCGGCTCGCGCTGATGCCGTGGCTCTATGGCCGGCGTGACCTGCATGTGCTGATCAGCCGCTCGCGCGATGGAGAAATCGTGGCCGCCCTCATCCGGCGCTTCGGCTTCGTGCCGGTGCGTGGCTCGTCCAGCCGGGGCGGCGCCCAGGGATTTCGCGAGCTGATCCGGGCCCTCGCCGCGGGAGAGAGCGTGGTGATCGTACCCGACGGCCCCCGAGGGCCGCGCGAGGTGGTCAAGCCGGGCATCGTGGGGCTGGCGCGTCTGAGCGGGGCCGCCGTGGTGCCCGTCGCGCTGGGCGCCTCCTCGGAGTGGCGGCTTCGGTCATGGGACGAGTTCAGGATACCCAAGCCGTTCGCCCGCTGCGTGGTCCGCTTCGGGGAGCCCATCCAGATCGCCTGCAGCGCCGACCGCGCCCAGCAGGATGCCGCGCGCAAGGACATCGAGTCGGCGCTTAGATCCGTCACGTGGCAGGTGGATGAGGAGGCCGCGCGCTGAGCTACGCGGTGTACTCTGCGCTGCTCTACCTGCTGCTGCTCGGCTACCTTCCGATCTTTGCCCTGAAACGCCTTCGACCGGCTGGGTATGGGCCGAGCCTGGGCCAGCGCCTCGGCCGTTTCGGCGAGGGCCTTCCGCGCGAGCCTCGCTGCTGGATCCACGCGGTGTCGGTCGGGGAAGCAGCCACGGCCGTGCCGCTCGTCGAGGCCATAGCCCGGCGCTGGCCCCAGCTCGGCATCGTGATGACCACGGTCACCCCGACGGGAGCGCGCATCGTGGCCGACCGCCTGGCCGGCCGCGTGGTGCATCGATACTTTCCCATCGACGTGCCGGGTCCGGTACGCCGCGCGCTCGACGCCGTCCATCCGAGATTCTTCATCGCCATGGAGACGGAGCTCTGGCCCAACCTCCTCCGGGCCCTCGCCCGGCGCGGGGTGCCGTCGATGATCGCCAACGGGCGCATCTCGGACCGGTCCTTCCGGCGGTATCGCCTCGTCCGCTTCTTCACCGCGCGCATGCTCGCCCACGTGCGCGTGCTCGCCATGCAGTCCGAGGAGGACGCGCGCCGGATCATCGCCCTGGGTGCCCTGCCAGAGCGCGTGGTCGTGACCGGCAATATCAAGAGCGACCTCATCCCGCCCGAGGGCGACGGTGACGCGCTCTGGCAGCGGCTCCTCGGGCTCGACCATGGCGAGCCGATCTGGGTGGCGGGCAGCACGCATCGGGGCGAGGAGGCGACCGTGCTGGACGTCTACCTCCGCCTCCGGAGCCGCGTCCCCGCCCTCGCCCTCGTGCTCGCTCCGCGGCACCCGGAGCGCGTGGACGAGGTCGAGCGTCTCGTCCGGGAGCGCCGCCTTCAGCCCGTGCGTCGCAGCGAGCTGCCGAAATCCCAGGCTCCCGGCGCCGTGATCATCCTGGATACCATCGGCGAGCTCGCGCAGATCTACCGCGTGGCCAGCGTGGTCTTCGTGGGGGGGAGCCTGGTGCCCACGGGTGGCCACAATATGCTGGAGCCCGCGCTGCTGCGGAAGCCCGTCC
The window above is part of the Candidatus Methylomirabilota bacterium genome. Proteins encoded here:
- a CDS encoding 3-deoxy-D-manno-octulosonic acid transferase, producing MYSALLYLLLLGYLPIFALKRLRPAGYGPSLGQRLGRFGEGLPREPRCWIHAVSVGEAATAVPLVEAIARRWPQLGIVMTTVTPTGARIVADRLAGRVVHRYFPIDVPGPVRRALDAVHPRFFIAMETELWPNLLRALARRGVPSMIANGRISDRSFRRYRLVRFFTARMLAHVRVLAMQSEEDARRIIALGALPERVVVTGNIKSDLIPPEGDGDALWQRLLGLDHGEPIWVAGSTHRGEEATVLDVYLRLRSRVPALALVLAPRHPERVDEVERLVRERRLQPVRRSELPKSQAPGAVIILDTIGELAQIYRVASVVFVGGSLVPTGGHNMLEPALLRKPVLFGPHATNFRESAELLLQAGGALVVQNGAELDAQVAALLQDADRRRLMGEAAFKAVAGRRGAIKQTVELIERYLMDAHRG
- a CDS encoding lysophospholipid acyltransferase family protein, which encodes MRGRQRVLTMVGPWAGALSLSLLARTLEIRREEGAVESRWHAGLPTIYAIWHGRLALMPWLYGRRDLHVLISRSRDGEIVAALIRRFGFVPVRGSSSRGGAQGFRELIRALAAGESVVIVPDGPRGPREVVKPGIVGLARLSGAAVVPVALGASSEWRLRSWDEFRIPKPFARCVVRFGEPIQIACSADRAQQDAARKDIESALRSVTWQVDEEAAR
- the lpxB gene encoding lipid-A-disaccharide synthase, with translation MPDRRTIMLSAGEASGDLHGETLCRALRALDPDVSLVGMGGPRMAAAGMEVVADPTGHAVVGMTEAVGRVPALYGAYRALLRRIRAQRPDALVLIDFPEFNMRLGRAASRAGVRVVYFVPPQLWAWRPGRARRIARFVTRVLTVLPFEREIYEAVHAPVEYTGHPLLDVLPLDLTRDAARERLGLDPAVSLIGLLPGSRRKEVDRLLPAMLEAAGKLAALDPRRRFLLGAAPTVDTVQVGMLLRAAGEAGGPRVEIVEGLTHELMAAADVLMIASGTATLEAALLNTPMVVCYRVSRTTEWIGRRLALLPWISLPNIIVRRFAVPELLQGQVSERLAYETLRLLEDSATITAQRAAFKDIRGRLGEPGVGRRAAKAVLEVARGR